Proteins encoded together in one Corynebacterium liangguodongii window:
- a CDS encoding IclR family transcriptional regulator produces MRQYSEDSGIKVLDRAITIIQSVATGDKTLATLSEDTGLPRATTHRIASALEVHRVLTRTPAGEWTIGPALAGFSAKASPRLISAAEPIMRELVASTGESVQLYVLTGATRTCIAAEEPPSGLTYTVPVGSQLPLTAGSAARVFAAFDTVRDHPFTPAELDLARAERLAESVAEREVGLASVSSPVFDAQGILVAVLSISGPTERFAPSPGAKWGKTLIDAATKVSAAL; encoded by the coding sequence GTGAGACAGTATAGCGAAGACTCCGGGATCAAAGTCCTTGACCGCGCCATTACGATTATCCAGTCCGTGGCCACGGGCGACAAGACCCTTGCCACGCTCAGTGAGGATACCGGCCTGCCCCGCGCCACGACCCACCGCATCGCCTCCGCGCTTGAGGTCCACCGGGTGCTCACCCGCACCCCGGCGGGCGAATGGACGATCGGGCCCGCGCTAGCGGGTTTTTCCGCCAAGGCCTCCCCACGCCTCATCTCCGCGGCAGAGCCGATCATGCGCGAGCTGGTCGCCTCGACCGGGGAATCGGTGCAGCTCTACGTCCTGACCGGCGCGACCCGCACGTGCATCGCCGCGGAAGAGCCGCCGAGCGGGCTGACCTACACCGTGCCGGTGGGATCGCAGCTCCCCCTCACGGCGGGTTCCGCCGCGCGCGTGTTCGCGGCCTTCGACACAGTGCGCGACCACCCGTTTACCCCCGCCGAGCTCGACCTCGCCCGCGCGGAGCGCCTCGCCGAGTCCGTCGCCGAGCGCGAGGTAGGCCTCGCGAGCGTCTCCTCGCCGGTCTTCGACGCCCAAGGCATCCTCGTGGCGGTGCTCTCCATCTCCGGCCCGACGGAGAGGTTCGCGCCCAGCCCCGGGGCGAAGTGGGGAAAAACACTTATCGACGCCGCCACCAAGGTCAGCGCCGCGCTATAG
- the leuC gene encoding 3-isopropylmalate dehydratase large subunit — protein MGDTPMTLAEKVWRDHVVTKGEGGDPDLIYIDFQLLHEVTSPQAFDGLRMSGRTIRHPEQHLATEDHNVPTLGIHTGNLLEIVEPTSRTQVETLRRNCEEFGVKLHPMGDVKQGIVHTVGPQLGITQPGMTIVCGDSHTSTHGAFGSIAMGIGTSEVEHVMATQTLSLKPFKTMAIEVSGELAEGVTAKDLILAIIAKIGTNGGQGHIIEYRGEAVRKLSMEARMTMCNMSIEAGARAGMVAPDEKTFDYVKGREYAPKGADWDAAVEYWKTLPTDEGASFDTVVEIDGSALTPFVTWGTNPGQGLPLSESVPDPEDFTDETSKRAAEKALRYMDLTPGTPLREIRIDTVFLGSCTNARIEDLRAAAEVIKGRRIAEGTRMMVVPSSAMVKQQAEEEGLDAIFTEFGAEWRTAGCSMCLGMNPDQLAPGERSASTSNRNFEGRQGPGGRTHLVSPLVAAATAVAGHLASPADLK, from the coding sequence ATGGGCGATACGCCTATGACGCTCGCGGAAAAGGTCTGGCGAGACCACGTCGTGACCAAGGGGGAGGGTGGGGACCCCGACCTGATCTACATCGACTTCCAGCTCCTCCACGAGGTCACCAGCCCGCAGGCCTTCGACGGTCTGCGCATGTCGGGGCGCACCATTCGCCACCCCGAACAGCACCTGGCTACCGAGGACCACAACGTTCCCACCCTCGGCATCCACACCGGAAACCTGCTCGAAATCGTCGAGCCGACCTCGCGCACCCAGGTCGAGACCCTGCGGCGCAACTGCGAGGAGTTCGGGGTCAAGCTGCACCCCATGGGCGACGTCAAGCAGGGTATCGTCCACACCGTCGGCCCGCAGCTCGGCATCACCCAGCCCGGCATGACCATCGTCTGCGGCGATTCGCACACCTCCACCCACGGCGCCTTCGGCTCCATCGCGATGGGCATCGGCACCTCCGAAGTCGAGCACGTCATGGCCACCCAGACGCTTTCTCTCAAGCCGTTTAAGACGATGGCCATCGAGGTCTCCGGCGAGCTCGCCGAGGGCGTGACGGCGAAGGACCTCATCTTGGCCATCATCGCCAAGATCGGCACGAATGGCGGCCAGGGCCACATCATCGAATACCGCGGCGAGGCCGTGCGGAAGCTCTCCATGGAAGCGCGCATGACCATGTGCAACATGTCCATCGAGGCCGGCGCCCGCGCAGGCATGGTCGCCCCCGACGAGAAGACCTTCGACTACGTCAAAGGCCGCGAGTACGCGCCCAAGGGTGCCGACTGGGACGCCGCCGTCGAATACTGGAAGACGCTGCCGACGGACGAGGGCGCGAGCTTCGACACCGTCGTGGAGATCGACGGCTCCGCGCTGACTCCCTTTGTCACCTGGGGCACCAACCCGGGCCAGGGCCTGCCGCTGTCCGAGTCCGTGCCGGACCCGGAGGATTTCACGGACGAGACCTCCAAGCGCGCTGCCGAGAAGGCGCTCAGGTACATGGACTTGACCCCGGGCACACCGCTGCGCGAGATCAGGATCGACACCGTCTTCCTCGGCTCCTGCACCAACGCCCGGATCGAGGACCTGCGCGCCGCCGCGGAGGTGATTAAGGGCCGCCGCATCGCCGAAGGCACCCGCATGATGGTCGTGCCGTCCTCGGCGATGGTCAAGCAGCAGGCCGAGGAGGAGGGCCTCGATGCCATCTTCACCGAGTTCGGTGCCGAGTGGCGCACCGCTGGCTGCTCAATGTGCCTTGGTATGAACCCCGACCAGCTCGCGCCCGGGGAGCGCTCGGCCTCGACGTCGAACCGCAATTTCGAGGGCCGCCAGGGCCCCGGCGGGCGCACCCACCTCGTCTCCCCGCTCGTCGCCGCCGCCACAGCCGTCGCCGGCCACCTTGCCAGCCCCGCCGACCTGAAGTAA
- the leuD gene encoding 3-isopropylmalate dehydratase small subunit, protein MEKFSTHTGVGVPLTRSNVDTDQIIPARYLKRVTRTGFEDGLFSNWRSNEPDFVLNQEPYKNGSVLFAGPDFGTGSSREHAVWALGDYGFRAVFSPRFADIFRGNAGKAGLLAGIMSEADIELIWKQLEQNPGMEVTVSLVDRTVTAGENTYTFDIDDYTRWRLMEGLDDIGLTLRDASAIDAYEATRPAFKPSV, encoded by the coding sequence ATGGAGAAGTTTTCCACCCACACCGGCGTCGGGGTCCCGCTGACCCGCTCGAACGTCGATACCGACCAGATCATCCCCGCCCGCTACCTCAAGCGGGTGACGCGCACGGGGTTTGAAGACGGGCTGTTTTCCAACTGGCGGAGCAACGAGCCCGACTTCGTGCTCAACCAGGAGCCGTATAAGAACGGCTCGGTCCTCTTCGCCGGTCCGGATTTCGGCACCGGGTCTTCCCGCGAGCACGCCGTGTGGGCGCTGGGCGATTACGGCTTCCGCGCCGTGTTCTCCCCGCGCTTCGCCGACATCTTCCGCGGCAACGCGGGCAAGGCGGGCCTGCTCGCGGGCATCATGAGCGAGGCCGACATCGAGCTCATCTGGAAGCAGCTCGAGCAAAACCCCGGCATGGAGGTCACCGTGAGCCTTGTCGATCGCACGGTCACGGCGGGGGAGAACACCTACACCTTCGACATCGACGACTACACGCGCTGGCGGCTCATGGAGGGCCTCGACGACATCGGGCTCACGCTTCGCGACGCCTCCGCGATCGACGCCTACGAAGCCACGCGCCCGGCCTTCAAGCCGAGCGTGTAG
- a CDS encoding NUDIX hydrolase, whose product MAKLHETDKDENGEKFLTGRHQEIPRHPEREFDKTTLAAGAVLWRGDLENVEAIEVACIHRPRYDDWSLAKGKVDPGESLVAAAVREIKEETGFDVRLGKLLGKTIYPVKNTTKVVYYWTGEVVGGEFVANDEVDAIRWLTIAAARELLTYDLDREVLDKALKRFRLPATARILYVRHARAHEREKWSGDDNLRPLDKKGRRQSEMLVPELAPFAPQRIYSAEPDRCHTTVAPLADELGLDVTVDPRFGDAAWVDNQVSCKEAFMDVVRLGGVSVICAQGQVMPDMIAWLSDSGRLPIDAPINVKKGGVWVLSFSGEDLTGADYMPSALPVR is encoded by the coding sequence ATGGCGAAGTTGCACGAGACCGATAAGGACGAGAACGGCGAGAAGTTTTTGACCGGGCGCCACCAAGAGATCCCCCGCCACCCAGAGCGCGAGTTCGACAAGACCACGCTGGCGGCGGGGGCGGTGCTGTGGCGCGGGGACCTCGAAAATGTCGAGGCGATCGAGGTCGCCTGCATCCACCGGCCGCGCTACGACGACTGGTCCCTGGCCAAGGGCAAGGTCGACCCCGGCGAGTCGTTGGTGGCCGCCGCTGTACGCGAGATCAAGGAAGAAACCGGGTTCGATGTGCGCCTGGGCAAGCTTCTGGGAAAGACGATCTACCCGGTGAAGAACACCACCAAGGTCGTCTACTACTGGACGGGCGAGGTGGTAGGCGGCGAGTTCGTTGCCAACGACGAGGTCGATGCGATCCGCTGGCTCACCATCGCTGCCGCGCGCGAGCTGTTGACCTACGATCTCGACCGCGAGGTGTTGGATAAGGCGCTCAAGCGCTTCCGCCTCCCCGCGACCGCGCGGATCCTCTACGTGCGCCACGCCCGCGCCCACGAGCGGGAGAAGTGGAGCGGCGACGATAACCTCCGTCCGCTCGATAAGAAGGGGCGGCGGCAATCGGAGATGCTCGTGCCTGAGCTCGCGCCGTTCGCCCCGCAGCGGATCTACTCCGCCGAGCCGGACCGTTGCCACACGACCGTCGCCCCGCTTGCCGACGAGCTCGGGCTCGACGTCACCGTCGACCCCCGCTTCGGCGATGCCGCCTGGGTGGATAACCAGGTCTCCTGCAAGGAGGCGTTTATGGACGTGGTGCGCCTCGGCGGGGTGAGCGTGATCTGCGCCCAGGGGCAGGTCATGCCCGACATGATCGCCTGGCTCTCGGATTCGGGCAGGCTGCCTATCGACGCCCCCATCAACGTGAAAAAGGGCGGCGTGTGGGTCCTCTCCTTCAGCGGGGAGGACCTCACCGGGGCGGACTACATGCCCTCCGCCCTGCCGGTGCGCTAG